CTTTGGGCCCAGCAATGTCAGATCTCACGCACTCAGCACTAAAGAAGTTGTTATTTGAGAATATGGACGTATTTGCCTGGACATCGTCCGATATGGTTGGCGTTCCACGGCATATAGCAGAACACTGACTGAATGTCGCTGAAAACACCAAGCCAGTGGTACACACCAAACGCCACCTTGGAGATATAAAACATGAGGCAATGCAAGAACAAATCACAGAATTGCTAAACGCAGGCATCATCAGAGAGGTGCGCTATCAAACCTGCGTGGCGAGCCCAGTGATGGTCCCAAAAAGAAACGGTGGTTGGAGAATGTGTGTGGACTACAAAGATTTGAACAAAGCATGCCCGCGCGACTGTTATGCTTTACCCGAGATCGACGAGAAGATTCATTCACTGGCGTCTTTCAGGTGGAAATGCTTTCTCGACTGTtataaaggataccatcaagtgcagATGGCAATCCAGGATGAAGACAAGACTGCATTTCGCACACCAACAGGGCTGTACTGTTACACGAAAATGCCCTTTGCACTTAAGAATGCAGGCGCAACATATCAGAGGTTAATGAATGAAACATTCAGCGACGCCATTGGAAAGTACATTGAAGTTTACATGGATGACTTGGTCATCATGAGCAAGGAGAGAACCTGATGCTGGTAAACATTCAGAAAACATTTGACACTCTGCGAGGGGTGAATATAAAGTTAAATCCAGCAAAGTGCTCCTTTTGAATGGAGGAAGGGAAGTTCTTGGGTTTTGTCATTACCAAAGATGGGTTCATGGCCAATCCCGAGAAAGTGCAAGTGATAGAGAGGATGCCTTCCCCGTCAACAATAAAAGAAATGCAGAAGTTGGTAGGACGTTTAGCAGCATTAAATCGTTTCCTTGCCAATCACGCAGCAAAATCGTTTCCATTCATTAAAACCCTTCGCAACTGCGTAAAGAAAAACCAGTTTTTATGGACTCTAGAAGCAGAACATGCGTTCCGAGAAATTAAAGACTGTCTGATACGCCTACCAACGCTAACAGCTCCAATGAAAGGCGAACCGTTGGTCATGTACTTGTCGGCTTTAGAGAAAGTAGTAGGAGCAGTTCTACTAGTCGATCGACAAGGCGTACAAACACACCAGTATATTACGTATCTAGCACTTTGAatgacccagaaacaagatacgCAATAAAAGAGAAGCTAGTCCTCGCGCTGATACACGCATCCAGACGATTGCGCAGATACTTTGCTAACCATGTCATACACGTTCTGACAAATTACAACATCGGCAACATCCTCACAAGTCCGGAGATATCAGGCAGATTAGCAAAGTGGGCTATCGAGTTGGGGGGCCATAACGTGGTTTTCAGACCAAGGCCAGCGATCAAAGGTCAGGTGCTAGCTGATTTCCTCACAGAGGTACCTTACGATAAAGACAGAGAATGCAAAGCAATGGAGAAGGCAGAAAAACAATACTCGGAGGAGCCATGGCTATTATATACAGATGGCGCATCTAATGAAGATAGAGCGGGTGCAGGACTAAGGTTGGTAAGTCCAGAAAAGCACGAGATCACATACGCCATTCAGCTGGACTTCAAAATCACAAACAATGAGGCCGAGTATGAAGCTTTTCTTGCTGGCTTGCGGCTGGCAATCAAGATGGGGGTTAAACACATAGAAGCACACGCAGGTTCAATGCTCGTGGCTGGGCAGATCAATGGTCAGTATGATGCCAAGGGAGACGTCATGGCACTGTATCTAGAATAAGCTAGAACCCTGCTTCAGAGTTTTAATTCTTACAAGGTGCATCacatcaacagaagtgaaaacaaaccaGCAGATGCACTGAGCAAACTCGCGTTAACTAGTTTCCAACATCTGGCTAAAGACGTGCGCATTGAAGTTCTAAGCAATCCATCAGTCCCATTGAGGCAGGTAAACGTCATCCAGCTTGGGGCAACATCCTGGATGACTCCGATTATCATGTATCTCCAATCTGAAATTTTACCCGAAAACAAAGTTGAAGCAAGAAAGATACAATACAAGTCTGAACATTACCAAATGTCTAATGGCATCCCGTATAGAAAGTCATACCTTGgaccactactacgatgcgtagATCCAGAAGATGCCAACTACTTAATCCGCGAAGTACACGAAGGCATCTGTGGCATTCACGTAGGCCCAAGAATGGTAGTAGCAAAGGTGACGAACGTAGGCTACTACTAGCCAGGGATGCACTTGGATGCAGTTAAAGTTTTAAGAAAATGCAGTGGTTGTCAAAGACACGCCCCAAAAACAATGCGCCCGAAGAATGAACTAGTCCCCGTCACAACGGCATGGCCGTTC
This is a stretch of genomic DNA from Helianthus annuus cultivar XRQ/B chromosome 16, HanXRQr2.0-SUNRISE, whole genome shotgun sequence. It encodes these proteins:
- the LOC110892368 gene encoding uncharacterized protein LOC110892368, yielding MEEGKFLGFVITKDGFMANPEKVQVIERMPSPSTIKEMQKLVGRLAALNRFLANHAAKSFPFIKTLRNCVKKNQFLWTLEAEHAFREIKDCLIRLPTLTAPMKGEPLVMYLSALEKVVGAVLLVDRQGVQTHQYFANHVIHVLTNYNIGNILTSPEISGRLAKWAIELGGHNVVFRPRPAIKGQVLADFLTEVPYDKDRECKAMEKAEKQYSEEPWLLYTDGASNEDRAGAGLRLVSPEKHEITYAIQLDFKITNNEAEYEAFLAGLRLAIKMGVKHIEAHAGSMLVAGQINGQYDAKGDVMALSENKPADALSKLALTSFQHLAKDVRIEVLSNPSVPLRQVNVIQLGATSWMTPIIMYLQSEILPENKVEARKIQYKSEHYQMSNGIPYRKSYLGPLLRCVDPEDANYLIREVHEGICGIHVGPRMVVAKVTNVGYY